One segment of Acidimicrobiales bacterium DNA contains the following:
- the bluB gene encoding 5,6-dimethylbenzimidazole synthase, translating into MDLYEAVFRRRDVRGQFNGAPVDPAVLWRVLGAAHAAPSVGLTQPWDFVVVDDAQVKQQFWTHVQEERERFAATLDPERADVFSDIKIDGVLESSLSVVVTYDPERGRPAVLGRHTIDDAGLYSVCLAIQNLWLAATAEGWGVGWVSFYDEDFLSSLVGLPSGVRPVAWLCVGPVSHIEEDPDLERLGWRERRPLALAVHRNRWDEQLMP; encoded by the coding sequence ATGGACCTGTACGAGGCCGTGTTCCGCCGGCGCGACGTGCGGGGCCAGTTCAACGGAGCGCCGGTCGACCCGGCTGTGCTGTGGCGGGTGCTCGGCGCCGCCCACGCCGCGCCGAGCGTCGGCCTGACCCAGCCGTGGGACTTCGTCGTGGTCGACGATGCCCAGGTCAAGCAGCAGTTCTGGACCCACGTGCAGGAGGAGCGGGAGCGCTTCGCGGCCACGCTCGACCCGGAGCGGGCCGACGTCTTCTCCGACATCAAGATCGACGGGGTGCTGGAGTCGAGCCTGTCGGTGGTGGTCACCTACGACCCGGAGCGGGGGCGACCGGCGGTGTTGGGCCGGCACACGATCGACGACGCCGGCCTGTACTCCGTGTGCCTGGCCATCCAGAACCTGTGGCTGGCGGCGACGGCCGAGGGCTGGGGCGTCGGCTGGGTGTCGTTCTACGACGAGGACTTCCTGTCGTCGCTGGTGGGGCTGCCCTCGGGCGTGCGGCCGGTGGCGTGGCTGTGCGTCGGCCCGGTGTCGCACATCGAGGAGGACCCGGACCTGGAGCGTCTCGGCTGGCGCGAGCGTCGGCCGCTCGCTCTGGCCGTGCACCGCAACCGCTGGGACGAGCAGCTCATGCCATAG
- a CDS encoding YifB family Mg chelatase-like AAA ATPase, with protein sequence MLATVPSATLHGVEGQPVRVEVHVSDGLPGFNVVGLPDATCREARDRVRAALLSSGLKWPTSRVTVNLAPPGLRKIGAGLDLPIAVGLLAADAQLGLTCLDDRSFLGELGLDGSLRPVPGALPLIDALTTPEVVVPPACVSEARLVGRHRIRSAEHLATLVPALRELADWPDLPPPPARADEPPGPDLADVRGQPAARSALEVAAAGGHHLLLVGPPGAGKSMLARRLPGLLPDLPRDVALEVTRVHSAAGVVLPDDGLVRRPPFRSPHHSASSVSLVGGGTSAIHPGEISLASGGVLFLDELGEFAPLVIDNLRQPLEEGVIRIARAATRATLPARFLLVAAMNPCPCGRGGAQGTCRCTPQARQRYARRLSGPLIDRFELRLEVGRPDVEDMLASADGEPTSEVAARVAAARARAEARGVHANAGLQPWQVEAEAPLDTPARRLVERALRSGRLTGRGLAGVRRVALTIADLMGDEPPLATRHVSVALALRAEPSFLLDEEAS encoded by the coding sequence ATGCTCGCCACCGTCCCGTCAGCGACGCTCCACGGCGTCGAAGGTCAGCCCGTCCGGGTCGAGGTCCACGTCTCCGACGGGTTGCCGGGCTTCAACGTCGTCGGCTTGCCCGACGCCACCTGTCGAGAGGCGCGTGACCGTGTGCGCGCCGCTCTGCTGTCCAGCGGGCTCAAATGGCCGACCAGTCGCGTGACCGTGAACTTGGCGCCGCCCGGCCTCCGGAAGATCGGAGCCGGGCTCGACCTGCCCATCGCGGTAGGCCTGCTGGCCGCCGACGCCCAACTGGGGTTGACGTGCCTCGACGACCGGTCGTTCCTGGGGGAGCTGGGGCTCGACGGCAGCCTGCGACCAGTGCCGGGCGCCCTGCCCCTCATCGACGCGCTCACCACGCCGGAGGTCGTCGTGCCACCGGCGTGCGTGTCCGAGGCGCGCCTCGTCGGACGGCACCGCATCCGTTCGGCCGAGCACCTGGCCACGCTGGTGCCGGCCCTGCGGGAGCTCGCCGACTGGCCCGACCTGCCGCCGCCACCCGCCCGAGCCGACGAACCGCCGGGGCCCGACCTGGCCGACGTCCGCGGCCAGCCCGCCGCCCGCTCCGCCTTGGAGGTCGCGGCGGCGGGCGGGCACCACCTGCTGCTCGTGGGGCCGCCGGGAGCGGGCAAGTCGATGCTGGCCCGCCGTTTGCCGGGCTTGCTGCCCGACCTGCCGCGGGACGTGGCTCTGGAGGTCACCCGGGTCCACTCCGCCGCCGGTGTTGTGCTACCCGACGACGGCCTGGTGCGGCGGCCACCGTTCCGCAGCCCCCACCACAGCGCCTCGTCGGTGTCGCTCGTCGGGGGCGGCACGTCGGCGATCCACCCCGGCGAGATCTCGTTGGCCAGCGGCGGAGTCCTGTTCTTGGACGAGCTGGGCGAGTTCGCTCCTCTGGTGATCGACAACCTGCGCCAGCCCCTGGAGGAGGGCGTGATCCGCATCGCCCGTGCGGCAACTCGGGCGACCCTGCCGGCCCGCTTCCTGCTGGTCGCCGCCATGAACCCGTGCCCGTGCGGCCGTGGTGGGGCGCAGGGCACGTGCCGCTGCACTCCCCAGGCCCGCCAGCGCTACGCCCGGCGGCTGTCGGGGCCGCTCATCGACCGCTTCGAGCTCCGCCTCGAGGTCGGGCGTCCCGACGTGGAGGACATGCTGGCCTCGGCCGACGGCGAGCCCACCAGCGAGGTGGCGGCCAGGGTCGCCGCCGCCCGGGCCCGGGCCGAGGCGAGGGGCGTGCACGCCAACGCCGGCCTCCAGCCCTGGCAGGTCGAGGCGGAGGCCCCGCTCGACACCCCGGCCCGCCGCCTGGTCGAACGGGCCCTCCGCTCCGGCCGCCTCACCGGCCGCGGCCTCGCCGGCGTCCGCCGCGTCGCCCTCACGATCGCCGACCTGATGGGCGACGAGCCCCCTCTGGCCACCCGCCACGTCAGCGTCGCCCTGGCCCTCCGCGCCGAACCGAGCTTCCTCCTCGACGAGGAGGCCTCATGA
- a CDS encoding DNA-processing protein DprA, producing the protein MLGVMSPAAAWARVRQGVPWREPAVVAALGPSGSALFDGWRAAAVRTNVAAVWQRIVDGRIGVALRGSPSYPAELADDIEPPAVLFHRGAREVLSEAVRVAVVGTRRCTSTGADVAFELGHDLSDAGVSVVSGLASGVDGAAHRGALAASGAPPIGVVGSGLDVVYPPQQGSLWRAVANAGLLLGEAPLGARPERWRFPARNRIIAALADLVVVVESHRSGGSLHTVDEADRRGIDVMAVPGSVRNIAAAGTNGLLAEGRAPARDAEDVLVALGISSSEREGRPELRPAPSPADDAVLAAIGWQPATFDQMASRTGTSLTTLAEALERLLAAGWIAQRGGWYERIAQGQEERSVR; encoded by the coding sequence GTGCTCGGCGTCATGTCGCCGGCCGCCGCCTGGGCAAGGGTCCGGCAGGGCGTGCCGTGGCGAGAGCCCGCCGTCGTCGCCGCGCTGGGTCCGTCGGGCTCGGCGCTGTTCGACGGCTGGCGGGCCGCCGCGGTGCGCACCAACGTCGCCGCCGTCTGGCAGCGCATCGTCGACGGCCGGATCGGCGTCGCCCTGCGCGGCAGCCCGTCGTACCCGGCCGAGCTGGCCGACGACATCGAGCCCCCGGCCGTCCTGTTCCACCGGGGAGCCCGCGAGGTGCTCAGCGAAGCGGTCCGGGTGGCCGTGGTGGGCACCCGGCGCTGCACCAGCACGGGCGCCGACGTCGCCTTCGAACTCGGCCACGACCTGTCCGATGCCGGCGTGTCGGTGGTCTCCGGGCTGGCATCGGGCGTCGACGGCGCCGCCCACCGCGGGGCGTTGGCGGCGTCGGGGGCGCCGCCGATCGGCGTGGTGGGCTCCGGCCTCGACGTCGTCTACCCACCCCAGCAGGGATCGCTGTGGCGAGCCGTCGCCAACGCCGGTCTCCTGCTGGGCGAAGCGCCACTCGGAGCGCGGCCGGAGCGCTGGCGGTTCCCGGCGCGGAACCGCATCATCGCCGCCCTCGCCGACCTGGTCGTGGTGGTCGAGTCGCACCGCTCGGGCGGTTCGCTGCACACGGTCGACGAAGCCGACCGGCGGGGCATCGACGTGATGGCCGTGCCGGGCTCGGTGCGCAACATCGCCGCAGCGGGCACCAACGGCCTCCTCGCCGAGGGCCGTGCCCCGGCCCGCGACGCCGAGGACGTGCTGGTGGCGTTGGGCATCTCCTCGTCGGAGCGGGAGGGCCGTCCCGAGCTACGCCCGGCACCGTCGCCCGCCGACGACGCCGTGCTGGCGGCGATCGGCTGGCAGCCCGCCACGTTCGACCAGATGGCCTCGCGCACCGGCACCAGCCTCACCACGCTCGCCGAAGCGCTCGAACGCCTCCTCGCCGCCGGATGGATCGCCCAGCGGGGCGGTTGGTACGAGCGCATCGCCCAGGGCCAGGAAGAGAGGTCGGTACGGTGA
- a CDS encoding tyrosine-type recombinase/integrase, whose protein sequence is MGWYVDKFELSLTDLADSTVVAYLHDVEAFIKWTEPLGLDGPDAVDRLRLRRHLAFMATTNKSRRTIARRAAALRRYFGWLRRRGLLPTDPSAGLSAPKGEARLPRVLRPDEMRPLLDPPAPPDDELAIALRRRDDAVLELLYGSGIRVAELSGLDVDEVDLGRSRLQVRGKGSKTRLVPLSEPGADAMALWLEAGREGFVKADSPAAAVFLNRRGNRLSPRDVRRILDRRAAAPTHPHALRHTFATHLLDGGADLRVVQELLGHADLTTTQRYTHVSKERLRRVFDETHPRA, encoded by the coding sequence GTGGGCTGGTACGTCGACAAGTTCGAGCTTTCTCTCACCGATCTCGCCGACTCGACGGTGGTCGCCTACCTCCACGACGTCGAGGCGTTCATCAAGTGGACCGAGCCACTCGGGCTCGACGGGCCCGACGCCGTCGACCGCCTGCGACTGCGCCGACACCTGGCCTTCATGGCCACCACCAACAAGTCACGGCGCACCATCGCCCGGCGGGCGGCCGCTCTGCGGCGCTACTTCGGCTGGCTGCGACGGCGGGGCCTGCTTCCGACCGACCCGTCGGCCGGCCTCAGCGCCCCGAAGGGCGAGGCCCGACTCCCGCGGGTTCTGCGACCCGACGAGATGCGCCCCCTGCTGGACCCGCCGGCGCCGCCCGACGACGAGCTGGCCATCGCCCTCCGACGTCGCGACGACGCCGTGCTGGAGCTGCTCTACGGCAGCGGCATCCGCGTCGCCGAGCTGTCGGGGCTGGACGTCGACGAGGTCGACCTCGGACGGAGTCGCCTCCAGGTCCGGGGCAAGGGCTCCAAGACCCGCCTGGTGCCGCTCAGCGAGCCGGGTGCCGACGCGATGGCCCTGTGGCTGGAAGCCGGGCGTGAGGGCTTCGTCAAAGCCGACTCGCCGGCCGCCGCCGTGTTCCTCAACCGCCGCGGCAACCGGCTGTCGCCCCGCGACGTGCGCCGGATCCTCGACCGGCGGGCCGCGGCCCCCACCCACCCGCACGCCCTGCGACACACGTTCGCCACCCACCTCCTCGACGGCGGCGCCGACCTGCGCGTCGTCCAGGAGCTCCTGGGTCACGCCGACCTCACCACGACACAGCGCTACACGCACGTGTCGAAGGAGCGTCTCCGTCGGGTCTTCGACGAGACGCACCCTCGCGCTTGA
- a CDS encoding peptidoglycan DD-metalloendopeptidase family protein produces the protein MPVRLFRRARRRMRVCLCLVLAIPAVLLSPPSASAQEGPPVYEPPVAAPVSDGFRAPATPYGPGNRGLEFATAPGDPVRASADGQVVFAGAVGGSLHVTVLHADGIRTSYSKLQHIDVHTGQTVHRGDQVGKAGRGFHLGARRAGTYIDPAGLFAGVATRVELLPLEVPPGAPPAAARDALGDHVWDDRAGGGIGTGLLGDLTQVLAARARLTQHYMVDVNAVARALRAAGDLTERLVAPPPCSDEAPPVRPVAGQQRRAVLVGGLGSSGESASIDDLRLADLGYADAAAERFSYAGGGGDYGSTDTQGDLQESARLLADHIETTARASPHATVDVFAHSMGGVVAHLALLELDRRGFDLDRLGVVTTLGSPHHGADLATAVAAANTTLTGNVGLDLAEEVLGTGLDPDARAVAQLSETSDVVRMLDESDLPAGVEMVSIAASGDLVVASPNTQVDGARNVTVGLTGRDAHSDLVGDEETTAEIARALAGRPQACEPLDEVVNEQMLGHGISYLEDVAGFTALSGAR, from the coding sequence GTGCCCGTCCGTCTGTTCCGTCGCGCCCGCCGCCGCATGCGCGTCTGCCTCTGCCTCGTCCTCGCCATCCCCGCGGTGCTGCTCTCACCCCCCTCAGCGTCCGCCCAGGAGGGTCCGCCGGTCTACGAGCCGCCGGTGGCGGCACCCGTCAGCGATGGGTTCCGCGCGCCGGCGACGCCGTACGGACCGGGCAACCGTGGCCTCGAGTTCGCCACGGCGCCCGGTGACCCCGTCCGCGCCAGCGCCGACGGCCAGGTCGTGTTCGCCGGAGCGGTGGGTGGGTCGCTCCACGTCACCGTCCTGCACGCCGACGGCATCCGCACCAGCTACTCCAAGCTCCAGCACATCGACGTCCACACCGGGCAGACCGTGCACCGCGGCGACCAGGTGGGGAAGGCGGGCCGGGGCTTCCACCTCGGGGCCCGCCGCGCCGGCACCTACATCGACCCGGCCGGGCTGTTCGCCGGCGTCGCCACCCGGGTGGAGCTGCTGCCGCTGGAGGTGCCGCCCGGCGCCCCTCCGGCCGCCGCTCGGGACGCCCTCGGCGACCACGTCTGGGACGATCGCGCCGGGGGCGGCATCGGCACCGGCCTGCTCGGCGACCTCACCCAGGTGCTGGCCGCCCGGGCCCGCCTGACACAGCACTACATGGTCGACGTCAACGCGGTCGCGCGGGCCCTCCGGGCGGCAGGCGACCTCACCGAGCGGCTCGTCGCACCGCCACCGTGCAGCGACGAGGCGCCACCCGTGCGGCCCGTCGCCGGCCAGCAGCGTCGGGCCGTGCTCGTCGGCGGCCTCGGCTCGTCCGGAGAGTCGGCGTCGATCGACGACCTCCGCCTCGCCGACCTCGGCTACGCCGACGCCGCAGCAGAGCGCTTCTCGTACGCCGGCGGCGGCGGGGACTACGGCTCGACCGACACCCAGGGTGACCTCCAGGAATCGGCCCGCCTCCTGGCCGACCACATCGAGACGACGGCGAGGGCCAGCCCCCACGCCACCGTCGACGTGTTCGCCCACTCGATGGGCGGCGTCGTCGCCCACCTGGCGCTCCTGGAGCTGGACCGGCGGGGCTTCGACCTGGACCGTCTCGGCGTCGTGACCACGCTCGGCTCGCCCCATCACGGGGCCGACCTGGCGACGGCCGTCGCGGCGGCGAACACCACGCTCACCGGCAACGTGGGCCTCGATCTCGCCGAGGAGGTGCTCGGCACCGGCCTCGACCCCGACGCCCGGGCCGTCGCCCAGCTCTCCGAGACGTCCGACGTCGTGCGGATGCTCGACGAGAGCGACCTCCCCGCCGGCGTCGAGATGGTCTCGATCGCGGCCAGCGGCGACCTGGTGGTGGCGTCGCCCAACACCCAGGTCGACGGCGCCCGCAACGTCACGGTGGGCCTGACCGGCCGCGATGCCCACAGCGACCTCGTCGGCGACGAGGAGACCACCGCCGAGATCGCGAGGGCATTGGCCGGCCGGCCGCAGGCGTGCGAGCCTCTCGACGAGGTCGTGAACGAGCAGATGCTGGGCCACGGGATCTCCTACCTGGAGGACGTGGCCGGGTTCACAGCCCTCTCCGGAGCAAGGTAG
- the rpsB gene encoding 30S ribosomal protein S2: protein MAVVTMKQLLEAGVHFGHQTRRWNPKMKRFIFGERNGIYIIDLTQTLKRIENAYTFVRDTVADGGSVLFIGTKKQAQDPVEEFATKCGMPYINQRWLGGMLTNFQTMSKRVAKMLEYQRMRNSGEFAAMPKKEALLLGRELDKLERYLGGIRNMEKLPSAVFVLDTKKESIAVTEANKLGIPVVAVVDTNCDPDVIQYVIPGNDDAIRSGSLLCRVIADAVDEGRLIANKRANRPVPARSNDEEARVAANQAEARRQALADQQQRDARLAEARTAPKETVPPTPETSTPEES from the coding sequence GTGGCTGTCGTCACCATGAAGCAGCTGTTGGAGGCCGGAGTCCACTTCGGCCACCAGACCCGGCGCTGGAACCCGAAGATGAAGCGCTTCATCTTCGGCGAGCGCAACGGGATCTACATCATCGATCTCACCCAGACCCTCAAGCGCATCGAGAACGCCTACACGTTCGTGCGCGACACGGTCGCCGACGGGGGCAGCGTCCTCTTCATCGGTACCAAGAAGCAGGCGCAGGACCCGGTCGAGGAGTTCGCCACCAAGTGCGGCATGCCGTACATCAACCAGCGGTGGCTGGGCGGCATGCTCACGAACTTCCAGACCATGTCGAAGCGCGTGGCGAAGATGCTGGAGTACCAGCGCATGCGCAACTCCGGTGAGTTCGCCGCCATGCCCAAGAAGGAAGCCCTCCTGCTCGGCCGCGAGCTCGACAAGCTCGAGCGCTACCTCGGCGGCATCCGCAACATGGAGAAGCTCCCCAGCGCGGTGTTCGTCCTGGACACCAAGAAGGAGAGCATCGCGGTCACCGAGGCCAACAAGCTCGGCATCCCGGTGGTCGCCGTGGTCGACACCAACTGCGACCCCGACGTGATCCAGTACGTCATCCCCGGCAACGACGACGCGATCCGCTCGGGCTCGCTGCTCTGCCGGGTCATCGCCGACGCCGTCGACGAGGGCCGCCTGATCGCCAACAAGCGGGCCAACCGACCGGTGCCGGCGCGCTCCAACGACGAAGAGGCCCGCGTGGCCGCCAACCAGGCCGAGGCCCGTCGCCAGGCACTGGCCGATCAGCAGCAGCGCGACGCCCGCCTCGCCGAGGCGCGCACCGCTCCCAAGGAGACGGTCCCCCCGACGCCCGAAACCAGCACCCCCGAGGAGTCCTGA
- the tsf gene encoding translation elongation factor Ts: MAEFTAKDVQALRQATGAGMMDAKKALQETDGDMEAAKKLLRERGLAKADTRSDRENSEGAVAFTVNDSTAVLVELKCETDFVAKSDAFIELAQNLADAYAAEGQAGIDRFKDSVDDLKVTLKENIDVGRTAKVDVQPGQVVDTYLHRQEGRGVNGVIVVLAGGNPDVAHDIAVHIAFTKPEYLRREDVPAEVVEEERQTLTKISQAEGKPEAALPKIVEGRLNGWYKERVLLDQPFVRDEKQTIAQLVAGADAELVGYAQIFLGG, encoded by the coding sequence ATGGCCGAGTTCACCGCCAAGGACGTACAAGCCCTTCGGCAGGCCACCGGCGCCGGGATGATGGACGCCAAGAAGGCGCTCCAGGAGACCGACGGCGACATGGAGGCGGCGAAGAAGCTGCTGCGGGAGAGGGGCCTGGCGAAGGCCGACACCCGGAGCGACCGCGAGAACAGCGAGGGCGCCGTCGCCTTCACCGTGAACGACAGCACCGCCGTGCTGGTCGAGCTCAAGTGCGAGACCGACTTCGTCGCCAAGTCCGACGCGTTCATCGAGCTGGCGCAGAACCTGGCCGACGCCTACGCGGCCGAGGGCCAGGCGGGCATCGACCGCTTCAAGGACTCGGTCGACGACCTGAAGGTCACGCTCAAGGAGAACATCGACGTCGGCCGCACGGCCAAGGTCGACGTCCAGCCCGGCCAGGTGGTCGACACCTACCTCCACCGCCAGGAGGGCCGGGGCGTCAACGGCGTGATCGTGGTGCTCGCCGGGGGCAACCCCGATGTCGCCCACGACATCGCCGTCCACATCGCCTTCACGAAGCCCGAGTACCTCCGCCGCGAGGACGTCCCCGCCGAGGTGGTCGAGGAGGAGCGCCAGACGCTCACCAAGATCAGCCAGGCCGAGGGCAAGCCCGAGGCGGCGCTGCCGAAGATCGTCGAGGGGCGGCTCAACGGTTGGTACAAGGAGCGGGTGCTGCTCGACCAGCCCTTCGTACGGGACGAGAAGCAGACCATCGCCCAACTCGTCGCCGGTGCCGACGCCGAGTTGGTCGGCTACGCCCAGATCTTCCTCGGCGGGTGA
- the pyrH gene encoding UMP kinase — MGYRRILLKLSGEAFAGDASYGIDAGIAEFVAGEIADVRDGGAIDVAVVVGGGNIWRGMAGAETGMDRAQADYMGMLATVINALALQDTLERLDQPTRVQSAIHMAQVAEPYIRRRAIRHLEKGRVVIFAGGTGNPFFTTDTAAALRAVEIEADAMLRGTHSGVEGLYTADPRTNPEATKLDEVRYLDVLNRGLKAMDSTAITLCMDNDLPIVMFDLLGKGNIRSIVEGATIGTLIH, encoded by the coding sequence GTGGGGTATCGCCGCATCCTGCTGAAGCTCTCCGGCGAGGCTTTCGCCGGCGACGCCAGTTACGGCATCGACGCAGGCATCGCGGAGTTCGTGGCCGGCGAGATCGCCGACGTCCGCGACGGAGGAGCCATCGATGTCGCGGTGGTCGTCGGCGGCGGCAACATCTGGCGGGGCATGGCCGGTGCCGAGACGGGCATGGACCGGGCGCAGGCCGACTACATGGGCATGCTGGCCACGGTGATCAACGCCCTGGCCCTGCAGGACACCCTGGAGCGGCTGGACCAGCCCACCCGGGTGCAGTCGGCGATCCACATGGCCCAGGTGGCCGAGCCCTACATCCGGCGTCGGGCCATCCGGCACCTGGAGAAGGGTCGCGTCGTGATCTTTGCCGGCGGCACCGGCAACCCCTTCTTCACCACCGACACGGCGGCCGCGCTGCGGGCGGTCGAGATCGAGGCCGACGCCATGCTGCGCGGCACCCACTCCGGCGTCGAGGGCCTCTACACCGCCGATCCCCGCACCAACCCGGAGGCCACCAAGCTCGACGAGGTCAGGTACCTCGACGTGCTCAACCGCGGCCTCAAGGCGATGGACTCCACCGCCATCACGCTGTGCATGGACAACGACCTGCCGATCGTCATGTTCGACCTGCTCGGCAAGGGCAACATCCGCTCGATCGTCGAAGGTGCGACGATCGGTACTCTCATCCACTAG
- the frr gene encoding ribosome recycling factor produces MSDEMISMVLDDARERMAKAVSHARAEFSGVRTGRATPVLVEKMIVDYYGSDVPLQQLAGFTVPEARTLVISPYDKTSLGAIEKAIQQSDLGLTPSNDGTVIRLNFPPLTEERRKELVRVVRNMAEEGRVSIRNLRRAGRHDLGALEKDGDISVDDLSRAEKELDKLTHQYEAGIDKALEHKEQELLEV; encoded by the coding sequence GTGAGCGACGAGATGATCTCGATGGTCCTCGACGATGCGCGGGAGCGCATGGCGAAGGCGGTGAGTCATGCCCGTGCGGAGTTCTCGGGGGTGCGCACCGGCAGGGCCACGCCGGTGCTGGTCGAGAAGATGATCGTCGACTACTACGGCAGCGACGTGCCGCTGCAGCAGCTGGCCGGCTTCACCGTGCCGGAGGCCCGCACCTTGGTGATCAGTCCCTACGACAAGACCTCGCTGGGCGCCATCGAGAAGGCCATCCAGCAAAGCGACCTCGGCCTCACGCCGAGCAACGACGGCACCGTGATCCGGCTGAACTTCCCGCCGCTCACCGAGGAGCGCCGCAAGGAGCTCGTGCGCGTGGTGCGGAACATGGCGGAGGAGGGTCGGGTGAGCATCCGCAACCTGCGCCGGGCCGGCCGTCACGATCTCGGGGCCCTGGAGAAGGACGGCGACATCTCCGTCGACGACCTGTCCCGGGCCGAGAAGGAGCTCGACAAGCTCACCCACCAGTACGAGGCCGGGATCGACAAGGCTCTGGAGCACAAGGAACAGGAGTTGCTTGAAGTGTGA
- a CDS encoding phosphatidate cytidylyltransferase has product MSDWDERRPNRAHDPRDPNEGVRIIGPDEAAEVVQRGEAQPRFRPDRPRYGDRPDQPPADGPRPAVRFPLDASPDAEPFERPPVVPIERHRAPNDLSHWAESAVEEVPNMTRHDSYGGDEPDPWSTVASAGPRWRDDQAGGHPPGEPVVYDEYEEPPPGRSVFGDAPGTRSDTYEDAYRDQAYDEPAYDERGYPTRPAAPAAPTDYAPGEYDESYDDNYTDEGYGEAPQQAYVESPDPSRRPPREPRGRSRRGPSGGGAGPKGDRDMRTAAGVGIGLVVAALVLFQVGPAATMILVTAVLGYASYEYFTATQRAGFDPLMPVGVAATVGLVLVAYHEGEAALPLVMVLTVAVCLVWYLIDAGGERPMANVGATLLGVCWVGLFGSFAALLLSMHPFGISLLVAAIVPTIGYDIGALFVGRSAGSRPLSAASPNKTIEGLVGGMVVALLAGVALGAVGPAPFDGPIEGLKIGLVAALAAPLGDLAESLIKRDLGIKDMGTLLPGHGGVLDRFDALLFVLPAIWYLARVSDFFVS; this is encoded by the coding sequence GTGAGCGATTGGGACGAACGTCGACCGAATCGGGCGCATGATCCTCGTGACCCGAACGAGGGCGTCCGCATCATCGGTCCGGACGAGGCCGCCGAGGTGGTGCAGCGGGGAGAGGCGCAACCGCGCTTCCGCCCCGACCGGCCCCGCTACGGCGACCGCCCCGACCAGCCGCCCGCCGACGGTCCCCGCCCCGCCGTCCGCTTCCCGCTCGACGCCAGCCCCGATGCCGAGCCCTTCGAACGTCCCCCGGTGGTGCCCATCGAGCGGCATCGCGCCCCGAACGACCTGTCGCACTGGGCCGAGTCGGCCGTCGAGGAGGTCCCGAACATGACCCGCCACGATTCCTACGGCGGCGACGAGCCCGACCCGTGGTCGACCGTCGCCTCCGCCGGACCGCGCTGGCGTGACGACCAGGCCGGCGGCCACCCGCCGGGCGAACCGGTCGTCTACGACGAGTACGAGGAGCCGCCGCCCGGCCGCTCGGTGTTCGGCGACGCGCCCGGCACGCGCAGCGACACCTACGAGGACGCCTACCGCGACCAGGCCTACGACGAGCCGGCGTACGACGAGCGCGGCTACCCCACGCGGCCGGCCGCCCCCGCCGCACCCACCGACTACGCGCCCGGTGAGTACGACGAGTCCTACGACGACAACTACACCGACGAGGGCTACGGCGAGGCGCCGCAGCAGGCGTACGTCGAGAGCCCCGACCCGTCGCGCCGGCCGCCGCGCGAGCCTCGGGGCCGGTCGCGCCGGGGCCCGTCGGGCGGTGGTGCCGGCCCGAAGGGCGACCGCGACATGCGGACGGCCGCCGGCGTGGGCATCGGCCTCGTGGTCGCCGCGCTGGTGCTGTTCCAGGTCGGCCCGGCCGCGACGATGATCCTGGTGACAGCGGTGCTCGGCTACGCCTCCTACGAGTACTTCACCGCCACCCAGCGGGCCGGGTTCGACCCGCTGATGCCGGTCGGCGTCGCCGCCACGGTGGGTCTGGTGTTGGTGGCCTACCACGAGGGCGAGGCGGCCTTACCCCTGGTGATGGTGCTGACGGTGGCCGTGTGCCTGGTCTGGTACCTGATCGACGCCGGCGGCGAGCGACCGATGGCCAACGTCGGTGCCACGCTGCTGGGAGTCTGCTGGGTGGGCCTCTTCGGCTCCTTCGCCGCGCTGTTGCTGTCGATGCACCCCTTCGGCATCTCGCTGCTGGTGGCGGCCATCGTGCCGACCATCGGCTACGACATCGGTGCCCTGTTCGTCGGGCGCAGCGCCGGGTCGCGCCCGCTGTCGGCGGCCAGCCCCAACAAGACCATCGAGGGCCTCGTGGGCGGCATGGTCGTGGCTCTGCTGGCCGGGGTCGCCCTGGGCGCCGTGGGCCCGGCACCGTTCGACGGTCCCATCGAAGGCCTCAAGATCGGCCTGGTGGCGGCGCTGGCGGCCCCGTTGGGCGATCTCGCCGAGTCGCTCATCAAGCGGGATCTCGGCATCAAGGACATGGGCACGCTCCTGCCCGGCCACGGCGGCGTGCTCGACCGGTTCGACGCCCTGCTGTTCGTGCTGCCGGCAATCTGGTACCTGGCAAGGGTCAGCGACTTCTTCGTCTCATAG